The Deltaproteobacteria bacterium genome includes a window with the following:
- a CDS encoding ribbon-helix-helix protein, CopG family — MIRTQIQLTTKQMEVLRAESKRQQLSIAEIIRQAIDASLVGSIANNHVENKKRAIAICGQFASGLADVSQKHDDYLDEAFGDIK, encoded by the coding sequence ATGATTCGTACTCAAATACAACTGACCACAAAGCAAATGGAGGTTTTACGCGCAGAGTCAAAGCGTCAACAACTTTCAATAGCTGAAATAATTAGGCAAGCAATTGATGCTTCTTTGGTAGGATCGATCGCCAATAATCATGTTGAAAACAAAAAGCGCGCTATTGCTATATGTGGGCAATTTGCTTCAGGTTTAGCTGATGTTTCGCAAAAACATGATGACTATTTAGATGAAGCGTTTGGCGATATAAAATGA